From Thalassoroseus pseudoceratinae, the proteins below share one genomic window:
- a CDS encoding glycerophosphodiester phosphodiesterase, producing MSVSRCLVPMFLAVFPIESQALAEPLPLMGVQQIVAHRGSSVDRPECTLPAVRRAIAARATAVEVDVRTTQDGHLVILHDATLDRTTNGKGPLREHTLAEVRQLDAGSWFDAEYAGERVPTLQETLIACRDKIDVLLDLKEQGRDFAIAVVAEVKQHGAPERTIVGVRSVEQARLFRQLLPDARQLGLIPNPKAIEPFAEAGVETIRLWPRWLDDDNTLVERVRNTGAALHLNGTTGKREEVLSLLEHSPASLSSDDPGQLLKTLAKLHLDRDKQ from the coding sequence ATGTCAGTCTCCCGATGCCTTGTTCCAATGTTTCTGGCGGTGTTTCCGATCGAATCGCAAGCCCTTGCGGAGCCGTTGCCGCTGATGGGCGTTCAACAGATCGTGGCTCATCGCGGTTCGAGTGTCGATCGTCCTGAGTGCACATTGCCTGCGGTCCGCCGAGCGATTGCAGCCAGAGCGACAGCGGTCGAAGTCGATGTTCGTACCACGCAAGACGGGCATCTGGTGATTCTGCACGATGCCACGCTGGATCGCACCACGAATGGAAAGGGACCGTTGAGAGAGCATACGCTCGCCGAAGTTCGCCAGTTGGATGCCGGAAGTTGGTTCGATGCCGAGTATGCCGGCGAGCGTGTTCCGACCTTGCAGGAGACGTTGATCGCCTGTCGCGACAAGATCGATGTTTTGCTAGACCTAAAAGAGCAGGGGAGAGATTTTGCGATCGCCGTCGTTGCTGAGGTGAAGCAGCATGGAGCGCCGGAGCGGACGATTGTGGGTGTTCGTAGTGTCGAACAGGCTCGGCTGTTTCGTCAGCTGTTGCCTGATGCTCGGCAACTCGGGCTGATTCCCAACCCAAAGGCCATCGAACCATTCGCAGAAGCTGGGGTTGAGACGATCCGCCTGTGGCCACGGTGGCTTGATGACGACAACACGCTCGTCGAGCGGGTACGAAACACCGGAGCGGCCTTGCATTTGAATGGCACGACCGGCAAACGGGAGGAAGTTCTGTCATTGCTGGAACATTCTCCGGCTTCGCTCTCCAGTGACGATCCCGGTCAGCTTCTGAAGACCCTGGCAAAGTTGCATTTAGACCGGGACAAGCAGTAA